The DNA window CCTGCACCATACTTACTACGACGATTTCTTTCCAagttgatatgtgtgctatgGCTCTTTATGCTACAACAACGCATTGCTGCTCTGTTTACATTTCGTTAGTTTACAGTCACAGACAGACCAATAATCGTCAGGATATACGAGGCAGTTTACTTTAAATGgtttttgataaattttcagTGCTTCGTAACTGCGGCTGTGGGGTTGAACATAATCAGTTTCGGCTGCGTGATCGGCTTCCCGGCGATACTGCTGCCGCAGCTGACCGGCTCGGAGCTACGGCTCAGCAAGGAGCAGGAGTCGTGGTACGGTAAGGTATACGTACGATAGGTATATAGTACTAGCAGACAAGACTGTCCGTGAGATAATTGGTGTAAACTTTCATTCCTATTTTAACCCCATTGTCACTATAAACATGTAATAAAGCATTTTGGTGACAGATTAACTTATTACAAGCTTAAGTACCTATAGAGTTGATAGTATGCAATAAAAGTTCGAAAAATCTTACAATTTATTCATACAAATAAGTGAATatccaatttttaaaaagtctCAAAATCTCGTTTTCTCGGGATTCGCAGTCGCTGGAGCTAGTCCCCGAGGCTACCCCAAAAAGTATTGGCTGAGGTTATGCCGCAAAGCGGAGTGGTGGGACCACgctagaaagaagaagaagaatactgAACTGCTCGAGGCGATAGGACGATCACATTCAGAGTTGATATGCTTTAGATTGAACTACTTTATTAAGCCTTGTATTATAGAAAACTACTTGTTGATTGCAGCGTCAGTCCTGCCGCTCAGCGTGCTTACCGGCAACTTCCTGACGCCGCCCATCATGGACCGCTTGGGGCGGAAGACCACGCATTATGCACTCACGGTCATCTCCTTAGTCGCCAGCTACGTCACTATTATGGCTACTAGCTTTGAagtaagtttttaatatttcgaaTTTTTCCTTCTAAAATCCTACGTAACCGTATCGCCCGGCCGTCAACCGTTGACTTGGATACGAATAAATGACGTCGCTCTTATGGTAGGCGATTGAGGAAATCCGCAGTAGAAGCAAAGTCCCAGCTCAgcttgtttgaaagtccatgcaagaggcctatgtccatcggctgttgttaatgatgatgataaaggaaaaacatttgcTTCGGTCCGtcaaatattactataaataaatattgagctttaaactttttcaaaaattctcaGTAGTAGTTCTTGACCTAAAATTAGTTGGTAGAGCCACATTCCCTGCCTCGGTAAGCCTCAGTCGGGCTTTATCATAAACATTGTGTGATCGTTACAAAGTCAAAAATTATCACTTTGCCTTCCAAGTCGTATTGAAACAATGTCTTATAGTCTTATAATAGTTAGAGAATAAAGTCTTAGTTCCATAAACATTGGAaattggaaaatataaaataataataatgacgaaGGCGTTACTGATTTTCCTAACTGATTTATACATTCTTTATATTTCTGTTTACAGGCCTTAATGATTGGCAGGTGCTGCCAAGGACTCTCTGGAGGCCTCCTCACCACACTGCGGTCAGTCCTCATCGGAGAATACACGAGTCCTAAGAACCGAGGAGCGTTTCTCACAACTGTATCCTTAAGTCAAGCATTCGGAGTATTCTTCGTCCATCTTCTAGGCTCTTTCTTGAGTTGGCAAAATACTGCTTTAGTCTGTGTTTTCCTACCTTTCATAAGTCTCATTATGGTTATATATAAACCAGAATCTCCTAGCTGGTTGCTCAGGAGAGGGAGATACCACGAATGTAGGGAAGTGTTTCGATGGCTGAGAGGTTACGAAGAAGAAGGAGAACTATCTGAGATGATAGAAGCGAGATTAGCGTATGAGCGAGCAGAGATCAAGGACTCTTACGACAAACAGAATTGGTTCAGAAAACTGATTTCCATTATAGGAAAAAGAGAGTTTTATAAACCCAttatattgatgataataaGTAATGTATTGATGCATATTTCAGGGGCGTCTACTTTCGCTCCATACGCAACATTAATTTTGGGTTTACTGATGGGACCAAACGCGAATGCCTATTTCTGGATGGTATTTTTAGATTCGCTGAGACTTGTGTCCAATACTTTAGCAGTTTATGTAATTAATAGGGTTAACAGACGTACTATGGTGTTAGCTACAGGCTTGTTATCGCTAGCCAGTCATGTGGCTATAGCTTACTACGTTTACTTCAAACAAAACGGATGGAACTACGAAGGGGTTTGGCTGCCGGCTTTGCTGATCAATTTACAGTTTGTGGCGGTAGGTATGGGCATGGTGCCAATGCCTCAAGTGATCGGTGGGGAGATTTTCCCCTTGGAATACCGAAGCACGGGTGGAACGATTAGTATGGCTACAGGGGGTGGTGTTATGTTTCTGGCATTGAAAACTTTTCCAGATCTAATAGATAAAACTGGTCTACATGGCACGTACGGATTGTATGCAGTGATAATATTAGTGAACTTGGTCATAATGATGATGTGGCTACCGGAGACCAAAGGTAAAACTCTCCAGCAGATCGAGGATGAGCTACGCGGGAGACCTCTGAAAGTGGAGGAGATTCAAGCAAGGGAGTCACTACAGTCTAACCCTATTGTCATGTATAAGAGAAAATTGTCTGAAATACATTGCAGTACCACCAATATTGCATAGTTTTGTTTAAAGATGCtcgtaattttaaattgtaaatatattatttaatattatttttttgtttttttttatttaacgacaattagcccttgactttgaTCTCATATATCTTTGATATTAAGGGATGTTTAGTTGGATGCAATATTTATGACTGTGATTTTtttatcgttatcggtattgcATATTCAATAAGGCTTTAAAGTGCTAatataatctacggaaccctacattgTGCGTGGCCTGACACGAACTTGACcggttttattatataaaaccggtaaagtgcgtgtataattgtatataattgcgtgtggtaatatttattttgatacctttaaaattatatgattCAAAATTCACAACTAATAAGTAAACTTGAATTCTCGAGCATTGCCACTCGCAGGGTGACCATGGGCGCGTTCTGTCGCCTAATGTTTGACCACAACTTTACCCAAACGTCACAACAAACCGGAATCGGTCTCAAGTACCTGTACAAGTTTAATATCAGAGTACTCTAAATATGtactatattaattattattattaactgtcccacaataaagttattaatacaTCTCTCATTACGTAGGTATTTACTTATTTGAAATGTTTGTGAATTCCTTAAAATAATTTGAGTGTGGTTTTTAGTGAGTGTGTTCCAAAATGTTGTGGAAAAATACTACGAGTTACGAGTATGAAATGACGCCGTTTATGAGACAGGTCCGTTGAATATATCTTTATCAATGATTTcctgcttttttttatttaattaagctgtgatagcccagtggctatgacctctCTCGATTCTGAGAGCATATGTTCGAatccatgcacctccaactttacagttatgtgcattttaagaaattaaatatcacatgtctcaaagagtgaagaaaaaacatcgtgagtaatttttttaattctctgcgagtttgaagtctgctaatctgcattgggccagtatggTAGACTATACCCTAGTGTGGTAGTCGcttttggatcactttttgtagtgattttgtaggcacgtattTTACGTATTTGTAGTAAAAAATCGTTGGATATAACTTAAAATTGTTCGGCGTCTGTGTCTACATATCTTCTATGCTCATTTTCACCATGCAACGGATTTGAATTGCGGTTTCGTCTTTACCCCCTTCTTCTATagcaggttagcccttgacttctaTCTCATCTGATATTAAataacgatgcagtctaagatggaagcgggcttacttgaagAGGTAAAAGTTAATTTTGCCAATAGGTAAGTACCACTGACGGATTCGGCGCGGTATCGTACCGAGacgttaaatcgctttgcggtatgtctttgctggtagatttgctaactagccacagccgaagcgcCTATCACCATTACCACCagacctgagtcaatttagataaatataacaTCCTAAACTGAACCGATCAATCGGAAAACCTGTTTTTTTCTCCTATTGAGAACTATCTTCTATGAGAGCAAATAAAACAAACGACTTTTCTCTCAGTGCTTCGTGACTGCGGCTGTGGGGTTGAACATAATCAGTTTTGGCTGTACGATCGGCTTCCCGGCGATTCTGCTGCCGCAGCTGACCGGCTCGAAGATTCTGCTTAGCAAGGAGCAGGAGTCGTGGTACGGTAAGACAAATCAGTAAATACTACTGACATTTTGCGCCTCCGATCGCTTGTCCTAACGTGCTggcatggcgaccccgcaccggaaagcgcagtgttggttgaacCTCGGTCGTTGTGAAGGTCCATGCCCAGGTCAAAAGGTctatgaccagcagtggacgtccatcggctgataatgatgatgacataatgaatctcctaactttttttttaactcgaaGGTCTAGCGGCTGCCTGTGTTACGGATGACGAGGtctcctgggttcgaatcctgggtcggctATTCGAGTTTTCTTTCTTGGCAATTTTCAGCCCGAAGATGGAAAGTTGGTAGTGTTTTAGccgactcagaagtgattacgaaaataagaaactaatgtcgaacaaaggttatgattcacaacatttgtcaggacaacttaactaacaaatcaaactgtaactaaaataagaccctagaatggcctgagaatgaccttgagtgaagtcacgcacttgtgaacgatgtgtgtagggttaaacgCACCTTTGACAGAtttctaacactccccttttccactcaagtcactctctctgcctatctcaagtaacccataaagaattacacaacaagagatgtggatggctcgaactccacgagcacactgaagccgtccataccgcaagtcgttacaacgcggcgataacaagtGTTTTGATTAGGTACATCTCCAAGGCACGTTAAGCAATCGGTCCGGCATAGGCGGTTTGTCTGTTAAATTAGTACAACTGCTAcggacgactgcagtcggcgctGTCTCTGCGACtgccagctgccgttggcaacgtgctgctcgtgtaaatgaacccttactgataatgataaagagcTTACGTTAAAAATACACCCAATGCATTTGTGGTTACCTTACCCTCACCAAATGTTTCCAGCCGCCATACTCCCACTCAGCGTACTGATCGGCAACTTCGTCACGCCGCCAATCATGGACGGCTTTGGACGCAAAGTGACGCACTACGCCCTGACCATCATCTCCCTGGTGGGCTGGTGTATCACTATCATTGCTAACAGTTTTGAGGTGAGGACTGAATCACCACCATTTTTCAGCTAGGTAGGTATACTGTATTTTAACCGTccctttttttaataagtttaacCAATATTCACATCCCCTGAAATCAGGCGGAAAaattgttaggagtgggtacgacaattgtTCAGAGCGGGGTTCCCGTGATCTCTCAGTGttagtccggcccctttaccacAGACCTATTAAAGCTTACAAATCGACAATTCCTCTGTCTAGACTAAAAACGAAAACCTCATCTCTCTGGAAGATGTACCAGTACCTATCTAACATTATCATAGCTACCAGTTGAGAAATCTATGACAAATAACTTTACGATTAAATGATAGCGACTAATGCAAAATTTTAACTATTCCTCTAACCAAAAGAAAACATCAAACCTTCCAGAACAAAATACTTATACTTactaattaaaacatatttttcaggCCCTAATAATAGGCAGATTCTGGCAAGGAATAGCAGCTGGTCTCCTCACCACACTGCGCTCAGTTCTCATCGGAGAATGCACCAGGCCAGAACACCGCGGAGCATTCCTGACAACTGTGTCAATAAGTCAAGCATTCGGCGTATTTTTCGTCCATCTCGTCGGATCTTTCTTAAGTTGGCAAAGAACTGCTATAATTTGTGTATTCGTTCCTTTTGTAAGTTTGGTAATGGTTGCTTACACACCAAAGTCTCCTAGCTGGTTGCTGAAAAAAGGGAGATACGACGAATGTAAAGAAGTGTTTCGGTGGCTGCGAGGTTCTGACGCAGAAGATGAGCTATCGCAGATGATACAAGCTAGATTAGCGTACAAACGTGCTGAAATAAAAAACCCCAGCTTTACGCGGCATTGGTTCATAAATCTAATATCCATCATAAGGAAAAGGGAGTTTTACAAACCCGTAATACTAATGGTGATAAGCAACATCCTAATGCACATCTCTGGTGCGTCGACATTTTCTCCATACGCAATTCTAATTTTAGGTCTATTGATGGGATCGGacgcaaatatttatttctggATGGTATTTTTAGACACCAACAGATTTGTAACCAATATATTagctatttacataattaatcgTGTCAAGAGACGGACAATGGTGTTAGCTACTGGCGTACTATCTGTCGCTAGTCATGTAGCTATAGCTTGCTACGTTTACTTCAAGCAAAACGGATGGGACTACGAAGGGATATGGCTACCGGCTTTGCTGATCAATCTACAATTTCTAGCGGTGGGTACTGGCATGGTACCAATGCCGCAAGTAATCGGCGGAGAGATATTTCCCTTGGAATACAGAAGCATCGGCGGAACGATAAGCATGGCTGCAGGAGTTGGCATTATGTTTGTGGCGTTAAAAACTTTTCCAAATCTGACACAGAACGTCGGCCTCGAAGGCACGTATGGTTTATACGCAGTGATACTATTAGTTAACTTGATAGCATTAATGTTGTGGTTACCAGAAACGAAAGGGAAAACTCTTCAGCAGATAGAAGACGAACTGCGAGGAGATACATTTCGAGACGGGGAGATATTAGAGGAAAAGTCGTTACTCTGTGAGGAAGAGTCGTTACTCTGTGAGGAAGATTTGTTACTCTGTGAGGAACATAACGAATCTAGATGCAGCAGTCCCACAGACATACAGAATTTTCAGTAAACATTTTAACGTGATCGTTTCAGTTTTACATTAAGCGCAACAACCCACATTGGAACAGCATGGTACGTCCATAGCCATGTGGTACATAGTATTTGTTTCTACAAACCCTACGcttttaaaactaaagaaatgtatgggaacgacaggtccgatcgataacttgatcacgtgacctgcgACAACGAATGGCATTCCTAAACATTTATCAATTTTCGAAGTGTTTtctattgtagaaagagaatcgtctgCGACATGCATACAGGCCCAAGACCTGATGGGCTGTTAAAACCgctgataatgattaattaagATCATTAGCAAAAACAGAAGACATATCGAGTGTGAACTGTTGTACAATAAAAGAACGAATATCaactatacatttatttcattaaatagacTAAGTTACAACAaagttttatacaataaaaataaagtcagaACTTGGGTACCATACTTTACAcagattaattatattatgtgcaATAATTCGCTAACGAAGTTAAAAACTGTTTCTTAgcacgatattttaaatttcgcAAGATATTATAGTTTTAGAGTatcaaaattatcatcaattcatcaatcgaagaaattataatgtaaaaattattaacaaatgtATTGTCGATTCAATATCAATGGAAGGCTGATTTTCGACATGATTTTTAgtctcttttttttgttttggattAATAATACAATCctaaagttaattattatgcTCATAATAATACTTCATCTAGCTTTGATACTGGAAAACCATTAAATCTAACGACTTTTATAGAATATCGTACTAAGAGCCATAGTACTTAGTTAAGAGTTTAGCTCGAATCGCAAGGAATTTTATTCAAACGTCTTCGTTTTGATAACTGAAGTCTCTCGTGTAGACGATTTAAAAATCACAAAGAGTATACCTTTACATTTAGATACGAACCTAAAAGAGTATTTACAGCGTTCCGCACATAACAAGCTAGATGACGTCATCACAAATCCAAAATGGCAGACATAACATGTTTTACGTTAATTCATTTCACCGTTTAGCGTTTGGAAAAACCAAACTATTAGGATTCATGCGATAGGAGCTAAGCTAAACTGCGTAGTAGAATAGCTTCGCTAGCAATAGGTGTTGTTGCACCTTGACAAACACAAAGCTTATAAAACATTGAAGATACGCGCCGTGTACCCCTAGCACGAGATTTTTCATTTCGAACTTTTTAACGCTCATAAAATAAGATCAAGAGTGTAAAAAAATAGTCATACTTAATGAACCTCTACAGAAGTTCCTAttgtgatataaaaaataaattcagtttgtgaactataaattaaatatagcactgttaattcttagttttaatttattttaattataatgtgtTGTTCTTGTAATTAAAGATCGTGATTctaattataaaatgataaaaaaaagtttgtaagcCTGAGGTTTTCGtttaagtaatgtttttttaatttgtattgtttacTAGATAAGAGTATCTACATTAATTCTTGATTAAGATGCCCAAATatgaaactagtcaggcatgTTCCAACAAAATCACGTGTATccataattttgaaatactacTTACGATATTATCATATTTTgagtaaaattgtaaaatgaacAAACAACCCAAGTATTTTTCGAAAACTACAAAACGTCGTACTAGGGATACAAGTCCAGAGCACGAACAAGCCCACTCTGAGCAGCGCCCccacacaaacatacaaatacacACACTACTTACATCAACAGTTGTGTCTCTCAAAAtcctaaacattttaaaaatttcctctaattttcccttttttaaaaaaatatttacaaaattttgatgACCGTTCACTCTCTCGGTTGCCTCTCAACATCCTAATACATTCTACGTAGTCTCATCATCAGTAAATCTCttggattataaaatttcaaaggcAAGTTTGTACCCTCTACTACATACAATTTTCATAACTTGCAAGGAGTAAAATTCAGTTACTGAaagtaatttctttttataataacaattcATTGGAAGAATCAACCCCTTTTGTGGGGCTTGTTGTATCCGTTAGTAAGGTCCAATATATTTCGGAGGTCAATCAAACCTGTTTGCGATTAGTTTTACATTGACACTTTAAAGTGACATAAAAAACTTTCCTAGACAACAGACCTCTTATTTTTAACACGCtcatattagcttcacttgtaactatgtatgtaagaaaatcttggatgatttgacccacttcccggtcttcgattagaatgaaattttgcacacgctctgagcttgatgacaatacatgactagctaacaaacgtcattacaaattcaaaatggcggactggctgtttgaaatccacccccatgatatggatatcaaattaaagggtttgctgtcaagaatacgaaaaaaatagtcacgtgacttaaattcaatatgacggccgtccaagatggcggacaggctgtTTAAAACCCACCCATACCATGAGAGGAGTATCAAATGAAGCGGtctgctgtcaggaatacgtaaaaatagtcacgtgacttaaatctcaACATGGTGGACTTCctagtgttttttttagttttttacactattattatagaaaaagaacatttgtcatatcttttaaatacaaataataatcccATTCCCTGGGGGTGacttgaaccaccacccctcggtgatgagtccagtcGCTTTATCATTGAGTTATTTGAAAGTGATCGAGTTACCGAAACCAATTAACAAAACATCACATCGCAAGGTGTAACCCGTGCGCATCAACTTgccacctggctaccaaacagtacaaacatcattcgagcgaGTTGTCAAgataatccgcacgagctgtacagTCTTACAATGCTCTTCGCCTGTCCACCTAAGACACTGGTTAAACCTCATTTGCCTTTAACTACACcattatagtaatattttttatttttcatacattgctgAAGCATTTGATGAATGAGCGTTATTGTCCAAATtagtgtcatttatttatttattaattatatcagttttagactggtttaCTTATGGGCAAgtacattataaaatgcacgatttcaattgaaaaataattatgtaaattctaattatttttgataaaataatggatatatcgtaatttttttgtgtaacgtGGACCTTAAATGGTCTGCTTCAATGGCCGATCTGGATACGTAACAAGAGTtacttataaaatgttaaatatccGAATTTTTGTCATTTCCCGGTGTATAAAAATTCCTACGTACTTCTTTTTTGACTCCATACCTCAAATAACACTCCGATATATATAATCAGAATGCGAATGCATTTTCTCACATAAGGTACAGACAAAATGCGAATCAATACATTCTTTTTAATTACTGTACTGTTTAAACATATACtgaacaaaattttttttacaaattttaaacaTTGATTTACAAATTTTGAACAAGAATGATATAATGGACCAATTCAAGTTTATTTCAAAGACAAATAATTTCAATCTACTACATAATACGTTTCGCACAATTCAATTTCAAACTCTTTCTACATTATTATcggcaaagattttctactattagatacgttacgtgcctataaaatcactgcaagaagtgatccgaatttagctactccattttttcgaatttatatttttttatagtttttacacttcttttttttatttattgtgttagcaattttaaatattggtcctACTAAGTCATGATACGTCATGATACGCCAGTACATTGATGTATCATGACAGGAAATACACCTTgagatttgtaaataataaattgagataTTGTCATGATACAAGGTATAAAAGCTACGCGATTGCGGGTCAGTCGTTGGTTTGCTATCGCAGAGACAACAAGTGCCAAGTGATTGCGGTGAAGTGTGATATATCTATATTGTATTGATGCATAATACATAGTATTGAAGATCAAcagtgaatattatttcaaaacccCTCTGAACtttataattgtttaaataactttcgttttttACAATGCTACTATATAAACTTAAGACAATTAACCACTTTTGATCGAGTAAATTTTTATGGCGCAAGTAACATATC is part of the Bicyclus anynana chromosome 25, ilBicAnyn1.1, whole genome shotgun sequence genome and encodes:
- the LOC112047026 gene encoding facilitated trehalose transporter Tret1-like, producing MAVRERISPFMRQCFVTAAVGLNIISFGCVIGFPAILLPQLTGSELRLSKEQESWYASVLPLSVLTGNFLTPPIMDRLGRKTTHYALTVISLVASYVTIMATSFEALMIGRCCQGLSGGLLTTLRSVLIGEYTSPKNRGAFLTTVSLSQAFGVFFVHLLGSFLSWQNTALVCVFLPFISLIMVIYKPESPSWLLRRGRYHECREVFRWLRGYEEEGELSEMIEARLAYERAEIKDSYDKQNWFRKLISIIGKREFYKPIILMIISNVLMHISGASTFAPYATLILGLLMGPNANAYFWMVFLDSLRLVSNTLAVYVINRVNRRTMVLATGLLSLASHVAIAYYVYFKQNGWNYEGVWLPALLINLQFVAVGMGMVPMPQVIGGEIFPLEYRSTGGTISMATGGGVMFLALKTFPDLIDKTGLHGTYGLYAVIILVNLVIMMMWLPETKGKTLQQIEDELRGRPLKVEEIQARESLQSNPIVMYKRKLSEIHCSTTNIA
- the LOC112047022 gene encoding facilitated trehalose transporter Tret1, coding for MEAGLLEECFVTAAVGLNIISFGCTIGFPAILLPQLTGSKILLSKEQESWYAAILPLSVLIGNFVTPPIMDGFGRKVTHYALTIISLVGWCITIIANSFEALIIGRFWQGIAAGLLTTLRSVLIGECTRPEHRGAFLTTVSISQAFGVFFVHLVGSFLSWQRTAIICVFVPFVSLVMVAYTPKSPSWLLKKGRYDECKEVFRWLRGSDAEDELSQMIQARLAYKRAEIKNPSFTRHWFINLISIIRKREFYKPVILMVISNILMHISGASTFSPYAILILGLLMGSDANIYFWMVFLDTNRFVTNILAIYIINRVKRRTMVLATGVLSVASHVAIACYVYFKQNGWDYEGIWLPALLINLQFLAVGTGMVPMPQVIGGEIFPLEYRSIGGTISMAAGVGIMFVALKTFPNLTQNVGLEGTYGLYAVILLVNLIALMLWLPETKGKTLQQIEDELRGDTFRDGEILEEKSLLCEEESLLCEEDLLLCEEHNESRCSSPTDIQNFQ